From the Vulpes lagopus strain Blue_001 chromosome 15, ASM1834538v1, whole genome shotgun sequence genome, one window contains:
- the LOC121475925 gene encoding olfactory receptor 10A3 — translation MKRQNQSSVVEFILLGFSNFPELQEQLLGVFLAVYLVTLMGNAIIIVIISLEQSLHVPMYLFLQNLSVVDVSFSAVIMPEMLVVLTREKTSISFMSCFAQMYFILFFGGTECFLLGTMAYDRFVAICHPLSYPMIMNKRVFMKLVMFSWVSGIMVATVQTTWVFSFPFCGPNEINHLFCETPPVLELACADTFLFEIYAFTGTILIVMVPFVLILLSYIQILFAILRMPSATGRQKAFSTCASHLTSVTLFYGTASMTYLQPKSGYSPETKKLMSLAYTSLTPLLNPLIYSLRNSEMKKALMKLWRRRVDSHTF, via the coding sequence atgaaaaggcaaaatcaAAGCTCTGTGGTTGAATTCATCCTCTTGGGCTTTTCTAACTTCCCTGAACTCCAAGAGCAGCTCCTTGGGGTTTTCCTGGCTGtttacctggtgactctgatggGAAATGCCATCATTATAGTCATCATTTCCTTGGAACAGAGCCTCCACGTGCCCATGTACCTGTTTCTCCAGAACCTGTCTGTGGTGGACGTGAGTTTCAGCGCAGTCATTATGCCTGAAATGCTGGTGGTCCTCACCAGGGAGAAAACGTCCATTTCATTTATGAGCTGTTTTGCACAGATgtatttcatccttttctttggTGGTACTGAATGTTTTCTCCTGGGGACGATGGCTTATGACCGATTTGTTGCAATCTGTCACCCTCTGAGCTACCCAATGATTATGAACAAAAGGGTTTTCATGAAATTAGTAATGTTCTCATGGGTCTCAGGGATCATGGTGGCTACTGTGCAGACCACATgggttttcagttttcctttttgtggCCCCAACGAAATCAATCATCTCTTCTGTGAGACTCCCCCAGTGCTAGAACTTGCATGTGCAGACACGTTTCTGTTTGAAATCTATGCATTCACTGGCACCATTTTGATTGTCATGGTTCCTTTTGTGTTGATACTCCTGTCCTATATTCAGATTCTCTTTGCCATCCTGAGGATGCCATCAGCCACTGGGAGGCAAAAGGCCTTTTCCACTTGTGCCTCCCATCTTACGTCTGTGACCCTCTTCTATGGCACAGCCAGTATGACTTATTTACAACCCAAATCTGGCTACTCCCCAGAAACTAAGAAACTCATGTCATTGGCTTACACATCGCTTACACCTCTGCTGAATCCACTGATCTACAGTTTGAGAAACAGTGAGATGAAAAAAGCTTTGATGAAACTATGGCGAAGAAGAGTGGATTCACACACATTCTGA
- the LOC121475924 gene encoding olfactory receptor 10A3-like translates to MKRQNQSSVVEFILLGFSNFPELQEQLFGVFLAVYLVTLMGNAIIIIIICFEQTLHVPMYLFLQNLSVVDVSFSAVIMPEMLVVLTREKTSISFMSCFAQMYFILFFGGTECFLLGMMAYDRFAAICHPLSYPMIMNKRVFMKLVMFSWVSGIMVATVQTTWVFSFPFCGPNEINHISCETPAVLELACADTFLFEIYAFTGTILIVMVPFVLILLSYIRILFAILRMPSATGRQKAFSTCASHLTSVTLFYGTANMTYLQPKSGYSPETKKLMSLSYSLLTPLLNPLIYSFRNSEMKKALMKLWRRRVDIHAF, encoded by the coding sequence ATGAAAAGGCAAAATCAAAGTTCTGTGGTTGAGTTCATCCTCTTGGGCTTTTCCAACTTTCCTGAACTCCAAGAGCAGCTCTTTGGGGTTTTCCTGGCTGtttacctggtgactctgatggGAAATGCCATCATTATAATCATCATCTGCTTCGAACAGACCCTCCACGTGCCCATGTACCTGTTTCTCCAGAACCTGTCTGTGGTGGACGTGAGTTTCAGCGCAGTCATTATGCCTGAAATGCTGGTGGTCCTCACCAGGGAGAAAACGTCCATTTCATTTATGAGCTGTTTTGCACAGATgtatttcatccttttctttggTGGCACTGAATGTTTTCTCCTGGGGATGATGGCTTATGACCGATTTGCTGCAATCTGTCACCCTCTGAGCTACCCAATGATTATGAACAAAAGGGTTTTCATGAAATTAGTAATGTTCTCATGGGTCTCAGGGATCATGGTGGCTACTGTGCAGACCACATgggttttcagttttcctttttgtggCCCCAACGAAATCAATCATATCTCTTGTGAAACCCCAGCAGTGCTAGAACTTGCATGTGCAGATACCTTTCTGTTTGAAATCTATGCATTCACTGGCACCATTTTGATTGTCATGGTTCCTTTCGTGTTGATACTCTTGTCATACATTCGGATTCTCTTTGCCATCCTGAGGATGCCATCAGCCACTGGGAGGCAAAAAGCCTTTTCCACTTGTGCCTCCCATCTGACGTCTGTGACCCTCTTCTATGGCACAGCCAATATGACTTATTTACAACCCAAATCTGGCTACTCCCCTGAAACCAAGAAGCTGATGTCATTGTCTTACTCACTTCTTACACCTCTGCTGAATCCACTGATCTACAGCTTCAGAAATAGTGAGATGAAAAAAGCTTTGATGAAACTATGGCGAAGAAGAGTGGATATACATGCATTCTGA